In Microvenator marinus, one genomic interval encodes:
- a CDS encoding Sec-independent protein translocase subunit TatA/TatB — MFGFSLTEILLILAVALVVLGPEKIPDVARMLGKGIREVRKASNMMRDALMIDDPGPSARPKPQPRASQPAMEEEQDWVPDPTPQRDIKLSSCSPRLKSDEITEVELSERKTVEKMREVYLHIPYIETI; from the coding sequence ATGTTTGGATTCTCGCTCACAGAAATTTTGTTAATCTTGGCAGTGGCACTTGTGGTGCTCGGTCCGGAGAAAATTCCTGACGTCGCAAGAATGCTCGGAAAGGGTATCCGAGAGGTGCGCAAAGCCAGCAATATGATGCGTGATGCGCTGATGATCGACGATCCCGGGCCCTCGGCGCGCCCGAAGCCTCAGCCTCGCGCGTCTCAGCCCGCGATGGAAGAAGAGCAGGATTGGGTTCCAGACCCAACGCCTCAGCGAGATATCAAGTTGAGTTCCTGTTCGCCAAGATTAAAGAGCGATGAAATTACCGAAGTGGAATTAAGTGAGCGCAAGACTGTTGAGAAGATGCGCGAAGTCTACCTTCACATCCCCTACATCGAAACGATATGA
- the clpP gene encoding ATP-dependent Clp endopeptidase proteolytic subunit ClpP yields the protein MSFIPYVVEQTHRGERGWDIFSRLLKDRIVFLGTPVTDDIANSIIAQLLFLESEDPEKGIDLYINSPGGSVTAGLAIFDTMQYIRPEVSTICLGQAASMGALLLSSGQKGKRYALPHSRILIHQPLMRGGIGGQATDIEIQAREILRLKERLNEILVENTGQAAERIDKDTDRDYYMSAAEAKEYGLIDHVIEHRPKLG from the coding sequence ATGTCTTTTATACCTTATGTGGTTGAACAAACGCATCGCGGTGAGCGCGGTTGGGATATTTTTAGTCGATTGCTTAAGGACCGGATTGTGTTCCTCGGCACGCCAGTAACCGACGATATTGCAAACTCGATCATTGCTCAGTTGCTCTTTCTTGAGAGCGAAGATCCTGAGAAGGGCATCGACCTCTACATCAACTCGCCGGGTGGCAGTGTGACTGCGGGTTTGGCGATTTTCGACACCATGCAATACATCCGTCCAGAGGTGAGTACGATTTGCCTCGGGCAGGCCGCTTCGATGGGCGCGCTTTTGTTGAGCTCAGGCCAAAAGGGCAAGCGTTATGCGTTGCCACACTCACGGATCCTGATTCACCAACCCTTGATGCGGGGTGGTATCGGTGGCCAGGCGACTGATATTGAGATCCAGGCACGTGAAATTCTGCGGCTCAAAGAGCGACTCAACGAGATCTTGGTCGAAAACACAGGCCAGGCCGCAGAACGTATCGATAAAGATACCGACCGTGATTACTACATGAGTGCGGCAGAAGCCAAAGAGTACGGGCTTATCGACCACGTGATCGAGCACCGTCCAAAGCTCGGCTAG
- the tatC gene encoding twin-arginine translocase subunit TatC produces MSVDETPDPYADARMSVFEHLRELRVRFLKSFVAIAVGFGICWTWAEPLFQFLLIPLQNAASEADLAQMHHKDLAEPFFVLLKTSILGGVFIALPVVIFQLWSFVSPGLYDHEKKTLLPFMVSSFFFFLLGSTFCFVVVMPQGYEFLLGFSETVSQPELMMSEYLGLTSKLLIGFGIIFQLPVVTSFMAKVGLITHRHLITYWRHSVVASFIVAAILTPPDVITQVLMALPLSVLYFLSIGVAWYFTRQNERKAARESAMSET; encoded by the coding sequence ATGAGCGTTGACGAGACACCAGATCCTTATGCCGATGCGCGAATGAGCGTGTTTGAGCACCTTCGAGAACTCCGTGTGAGATTCTTGAAATCCTTTGTGGCGATCGCTGTAGGATTCGGGATTTGCTGGACTTGGGCCGAGCCTCTCTTTCAGTTCCTACTCATCCCGCTTCAGAATGCCGCTTCCGAAGCCGATCTGGCGCAAATGCACCACAAGGATCTGGCTGAGCCATTCTTTGTGCTCTTGAAGACATCGATCCTCGGCGGTGTGTTTATCGCGCTGCCGGTGGTGATTTTCCAGCTCTGGTCTTTTGTCTCACCGGGGCTCTACGACCACGAGAAAAAGACCTTGCTCCCGTTCATGGTTTCGTCGTTCTTCTTCTTTCTCCTAGGGTCGACCTTTTGTTTTGTGGTGGTCATGCCGCAAGGCTACGAATTCCTGCTTGGGTTTTCTGAGACGGTGTCTCAACCCGAGTTGATGATGAGCGAATACCTCGGGCTGACCTCAAAACTTTTGATTGGATTTGGGATCATCTTTCAGTTGCCTGTCGTGACGTCGTTTATGGCCAAAGTTGGGCTGATTACGCACCGTCATTTGATCACGTACTGGCGCCATTCCGTGGTGGCTTCATTCATTGTGGCCGCTATTTTGACGCCGCCTGACGTGATTACCCAGGTCCTGATGGCTCTTCCGCTATCCGTTTTATACTTTTTGTCGATCGGCGTCGCATGGTACTTCACGCGCCAAAATGAGCGCAAAGCAGCGCGCGAGAGCGCGATGAGCGAAACATAG
- a CDS encoding MBL fold metallo-hydrolase: protein MLQTSIIALSRGSLVFMARRRPEMTFLGGHWGFVGGRVADDDHSHSDPFLACALRETFEETGVVADAEALRLIGDWRNPDWAPFRYHSRFYELQLGAEAEPEINHEFDDSCWIRPADALTMWARGEWLLSDPIRAVLEHLDGAENAWPQFSAGTHFSDNQIFPGVWLLSVRSKTIPAGMHTPGLEHEPMALGLRTNTIVLEGDSLFVIDPGSDSPDDHQRLNAFIRSTGKAVEAVILTHHHPDHVQGLEALRQEFPAEVWAHTHTLDELGLQGRALENLEFTVGGNRWAIHPTPGHAQGHLILHSPTLNTIICGDMMASVGTILISPQDGNMADYLQSLESMKGLSPKTIIPSHGWPFPDAQARIQHYIDHRLRREQKIVNAMNSTPQSLDELLAVAYADTPRSVWPLARLSLEAHLDFLVEKRVAKVENGFFVLALADA, encoded by the coding sequence ATGCTCCAAACATCCATCATAGCTTTGAGCCGCGGCTCACTCGTATTCATGGCGCGGCGGCGCCCGGAAATGACCTTCTTGGGCGGTCATTGGGGTTTCGTTGGCGGTCGAGTCGCCGACGACGACCATAGCCACTCTGACCCATTTCTAGCGTGCGCGCTTCGAGAAACATTTGAGGAAACTGGAGTCGTCGCAGACGCCGAAGCCTTGCGGCTCATCGGAGATTGGCGCAACCCAGATTGGGCGCCTTTTCGCTACCACTCGCGATTTTACGAGCTGCAATTAGGCGCGGAAGCGGAGCCTGAGATTAATCACGAGTTTGACGACTCCTGCTGGATTCGGCCCGCAGACGCGCTCACGATGTGGGCGCGCGGCGAGTGGCTCCTCTCAGACCCAATCCGGGCGGTACTCGAACACCTAGACGGCGCTGAAAACGCGTGGCCACAGTTCTCTGCCGGTACCCACTTTTCAGACAACCAAATCTTCCCCGGTGTCTGGCTTCTATCCGTGCGCTCAAAGACGATTCCCGCGGGTATGCACACGCCAGGGCTCGAGCACGAGCCGATGGCTCTCGGGCTTCGTACCAACACCATCGTGCTCGAAGGTGACTCGCTCTTTGTGATCGATCCTGGCTCGGATTCCCCAGACGATCACCAACGGTTGAACGCGTTCATCCGCTCGACCGGAAAAGCTGTCGAAGCCGTCATCCTCACGCACCATCATCCCGATCACGTTCAGGGGCTAGAGGCGCTCAGACAGGAATTCCCGGCCGAGGTCTGGGCACATACGCACACGCTCGATGAACTTGGACTTCAAGGGCGAGCTCTCGAAAATCTGGAGTTCACGGTCGGAGGTAACCGATGGGCGATCCACCCCACGCCGGGTCACGCCCAGGGGCATTTAATCCTGCATTCACCCACCCTGAACACGATTATCTGCGGGGATATGATGGCTTCGGTGGGTACGATTCTTATCTCCCCTCAAGATGGGAACATGGCGGACTACCTGCAGAGCCTCGAGTCCATGAAGGGCCTGAGTCCAAAGACGATCATTCCCTCCCACGGTTGGCCGTTTCCCGACGCGCAAGCGCGCATCCAACACTATATCGACCACCGTCTTCGACGAGAGCAAAAGATCGTTAACGCCATGAATTCAACGCCACAATCCCTCGACGAGTTGCTCGCGGTAGCTTACGCCGACACCCCTCGTTCTGTTTGGCCACTCGCCCGACTGAGCCTTGAGGCACACCTCGACTTCCTCGTAGAAAAGCGTGTCGCAAAGGTGGAAAACGGCTTTTTCGTACTCGCCTTGGCGGACGCTTGA
- a CDS encoding phytoene/squalene synthase family protein, translated as MSDIVRLSRQTLSKHARSFRWAAFFLAPDQRDDAAVLYTICRVIDDMADEAPDADVARVKLTGLRKMLAGEEDALVDEQTARVVTAFLEMAERRGLDVQGLYELIEGVESDLGRVIFQSDEDLLRYSYRVAGVVGLLMCPILGVKDPKAMAHAIDLGVGMQLTNICRDVVEDAARGRVYLPAERLNRVGITSESVLSGSAEHAALKSVIVDVLELAERYYESAQIGMKFIPARSRFAILVASRLYRGIGLKVLRGNADPTKGRVWVSLPGKIAWICSAVVSFVQPAQEAETHDQRLHAPLRGLPGVH; from the coding sequence GTGAGCGATATTGTTCGACTTTCGAGGCAGACGCTTTCGAAGCACGCACGCTCGTTTCGGTGGGCTGCGTTCTTCCTTGCGCCGGACCAGCGAGATGATGCGGCTGTTCTCTACACGATCTGCCGCGTCATCGACGATATGGCCGACGAAGCCCCTGACGCCGATGTGGCGAGGGTGAAGCTCACTGGACTCAGGAAGATGCTCGCGGGCGAAGAAGACGCACTGGTGGACGAGCAGACAGCGCGCGTTGTGACCGCCTTTTTGGAGATGGCCGAGCGCCGCGGCTTGGACGTGCAAGGGCTCTACGAGCTCATTGAAGGTGTGGAGTCTGACCTTGGCCGGGTGATTTTCCAGAGTGATGAAGACCTTCTTCGATACTCGTACCGCGTGGCGGGTGTGGTGGGCCTTTTGATGTGCCCAATTCTCGGAGTTAAGGACCCTAAAGCGATGGCGCACGCGATCGACTTGGGCGTGGGGATGCAGCTCACAAATATCTGCCGTGATGTGGTGGAAGATGCCGCTAGGGGCCGTGTCTATCTACCTGCTGAAAGGCTCAATCGCGTTGGTATCACGAGCGAATCGGTCTTGAGTGGGAGTGCAGAACATGCGGCGCTCAAGTCCGTGATCGTTGACGTTTTGGAGCTCGCCGAGCGCTACTATGAGTCTGCACAAATCGGGATGAAATTTATCCCCGCACGCTCTCGATTCGCCATCCTTGTGGCGAGTCGCCTCTACCGAGGAATTGGGCTCAAGGTGTTGCGAGGCAATGCGGATCCAACCAAAGGCCGTGTATGGGTGAGTCTCCCCGGGAAAATCGCATGGATTTGCAGCGCGGTAGTCAGTTTTGTGCAACCTGCTCAAGAAGCTGAGACTCACGATCAGAGGCTTCACGCGCCGTTGAGAGGACTCCCGGGCGTACATTAA
- a CDS encoding MopE-related protein — translation MNFFSRILALGAILSFIPASAMAWDFTCSPANVTEIEPELPPNIMMMLDRSGSMDQGEADQTCKVCQEFDGDRFEVSSAAECAPMGSWAVSDRSELSKSNSTCGYRHTFTWSGLPPATGELWIQAEGRGNFNSGGEFYRVFVNGVQVDTWDPDKKCQNTANTSILIDPSSVVGGEITIEFIASSDTCLDCNNNNNWLEVTLENRANTYLGTITNREACGRLDKWGQAKKAISMLTYESSERDPDLAAFGLSLFAGTSAWTVEGCNTDNHTAIMNALNATGPGGNTPTGTAIRVSANSECVREASFDIQDDYRQFNNRPSYYSHQFNVASSTGDMELLLYLQGDYDNDCETATIEARGGNPAQTVVLGYHVVRRSCSESMIYSFTVPRALAATGQVEIRVIPRNSGEPAAPSMTCNSSSDVGTCGSSQNISIARLKSDKAIKRTSATMLINDGQPCCQSDAYYQAIVAACEHRDVAALYVVGLGSGTDVEFNDILAAAGGTGTCSVGGVDVDPCANMGAWGNLRGDCTGAFQTNNSQELLEAIAAITQELQCMFDVNFEGQNLNSVPEDGSYEYPYLYVAGRGVDAIAHKDSPNAQPPGEGWDFVNPSLRDRVNLSEHFCNMVQKRDINQVTTHLACLCEQEEGTECDVPNFDALGLCPKGVWTCIEGVDVCQPDTDCCVPGNACTVPGLEGVCAEGLTTCVNGVEVCEQVTFPSEEICDGLDNDCDGEVDEISRDCTVQGAFGRCSLGRIECIDAAEVCVSKLDPMPELCNGLDDNCDGVVDNITDSWEDFEGVYTLAPVDEPKACNFTNTCMCPDGVSDTHSGQTFSEFVDNWSAICGCGEGLEPTSSEGEPASIGGGSTGPQAGCATQNSSNAGWLGLLLVGFLLRRRR, via the coding sequence ATGAACTTTTTTTCTCGAATCTTGGCCCTTGGCGCCATTCTTTCCTTTATCCCCGCCAGCGCGATGGCGTGGGATTTCACGTGTAGCCCGGCTAACGTGACCGAAATTGAACCTGAGCTTCCGCCCAACATCATGATGATGTTGGACCGCTCGGGATCAATGGATCAGGGCGAAGCTGACCAAACGTGTAAAGTTTGTCAGGAGTTCGACGGGGACAGATTTGAGGTGAGTTCAGCCGCCGAGTGCGCGCCTATGGGGTCTTGGGCAGTCTCAGATCGCAGCGAACTGAGTAAATCCAATTCAACGTGTGGCTATCGGCATACGTTTACATGGTCTGGTCTACCTCCCGCGACCGGAGAGCTTTGGATTCAGGCTGAAGGGCGAGGCAACTTCAATAGTGGAGGCGAATTCTATCGTGTTTTCGTCAATGGTGTCCAAGTTGATACTTGGGACCCAGATAAAAAGTGCCAAAACACAGCAAACACCTCGATCTTGATTGATCCGAGTTCTGTCGTGGGTGGAGAGATTACCATCGAGTTTATCGCTTCCTCTGACACTTGCTTAGATTGCAACAATAACAACAACTGGCTCGAAGTCACTCTCGAGAACAGGGCCAACACCTACCTGGGAACCATCACAAACCGCGAAGCATGCGGAAGACTAGACAAGTGGGGACAGGCGAAGAAGGCTATCTCGATGTTGACATACGAGTCGTCCGAGCGAGACCCAGACCTCGCTGCATTTGGCCTTTCTCTCTTTGCAGGAACCAGCGCGTGGACCGTCGAAGGTTGCAATACGGATAACCATACCGCGATCATGAACGCATTGAATGCAACCGGCCCAGGCGGTAATACGCCTACTGGAACGGCGATTCGTGTGTCCGCTAATAGCGAATGCGTGCGTGAAGCAAGCTTTGATATTCAGGACGACTACCGGCAGTTCAACAATCGTCCTTCCTATTATTCACATCAATTCAACGTCGCGTCGTCGACCGGTGACATGGAACTCTTGCTCTATCTCCAGGGAGACTACGACAACGATTGCGAGACGGCTACGATCGAGGCACGGGGCGGAAATCCTGCCCAAACGGTGGTTCTTGGCTATCACGTTGTCAGACGCTCTTGCTCAGAGTCGATGATTTACTCGTTCACCGTCCCTCGAGCCCTTGCCGCCACGGGGCAGGTTGAGATTCGAGTCATCCCGCGAAATTCGGGCGAACCTGCCGCACCTTCAATGACGTGCAATTCGTCGTCTGATGTAGGCACATGTGGGAGTTCTCAAAACATTTCGATCGCTAGGTTGAAGAGTGACAAAGCGATCAAGCGAACTTCCGCAACGATGTTGATCAATGACGGTCAACCTTGCTGCCAGTCTGATGCCTATTATCAGGCTATCGTGGCGGCGTGTGAGCATAGGGACGTAGCGGCCCTTTATGTTGTCGGACTGGGCTCCGGCACCGATGTTGAGTTCAACGACATTCTAGCGGCCGCAGGCGGAACAGGTACCTGTTCCGTCGGCGGGGTGGACGTGGACCCATGTGCCAACATGGGAGCCTGGGGGAACTTGCGAGGCGATTGTACTGGTGCGTTCCAGACCAACAACTCACAAGAGCTTTTGGAGGCGATTGCGGCCATTACTCAAGAACTTCAATGTATGTTCGATGTGAACTTCGAAGGCCAAAACCTTAATAGCGTGCCCGAAGACGGCAGCTACGAGTACCCATATCTCTACGTTGCTGGACGAGGTGTGGATGCGATTGCCCATAAAGATAGCCCCAATGCGCAACCACCGGGCGAGGGCTGGGACTTCGTGAACCCCTCCCTTCGTGACCGTGTCAACCTGTCCGAGCACTTCTGCAACATGGTGCAGAAGCGCGACATCAATCAGGTGACAACCCACTTGGCGTGTTTATGCGAACAAGAGGAAGGCACCGAATGTGATGTCCCTAATTTTGATGCACTTGGACTTTGCCCGAAGGGTGTTTGGACCTGTATCGAAGGTGTGGACGTTTGTCAGCCTGATACGGATTGTTGTGTGCCGGGCAATGCCTGTACCGTGCCTGGCCTAGAAGGAGTTTGCGCCGAGGGCTTGACCACCTGCGTCAATGGCGTGGAAGTTTGTGAACAGGTTACTTTCCCGTCTGAAGAAATCTGCGATGGCCTCGACAACGACTGTGACGGTGAAGTTGATGAAATCAGTCGTGATTGTACGGTTCAGGGCGCATTTGGGCGCTGCTCACTTGGACGTATTGAGTGCATCGATGCCGCAGAGGTCTGTGTTTCCAAGCTCGATCCAATGCCGGAGCTTTGCAACGGCTTGGACGACAACTGCGATGGCGTCGTGGATAATATTACGGACTCTTGGGAAGACTTCGAAGGGGTCTATACCCTGGCTCCAGTAGACGAGCCCAAAGCATGTAACTTCACTAACACGTGTATGTGTCCAGATGGTGTGTCTGACACGCATTCCGGCCAGACATTTAGTGAGTTTGTGGATAACTGGTCTGCAATCTGTGGCTGTGGTGAAGGTCTTGAGCCGACATCGAGCGAAGGTGAGCCAGCATCGATCGGCGGCGGCTCGACTGGACCACAAGCAGGCTGTGCCACGCAAAACTCATCCAATGCAGGTTGGCTCGGACTCCTCTTGGTTGGCTTCCTCTTGAGGCGGCGCCGTTAA
- a CDS encoding serine/threonine protein kinase, with product MNTQRTRAGERIGDTYTVDKLIARGGFSSVYRGTRLVDGREVAIKILELDSKVEATWVERFAREARLINQLKHPSTIRILDFGQGDRFLYLVMEYIKGRSLSRQIKKFGALSAIDTAKVTQQILESLEEAHSLGILHRDLKPSNIMLGRDQDGEIYVKVLDFGVAKILDPSPDVDIALTQVGAFVGTPRYASPEQMRRETLSVSSDIYGVGMVMWECLVGDPAVPGVDYQSAVAGHLSSTPWRLPSSIECPPRLAAILHRSLEKSPSGRYQSATAMRADVEAFIADELGFEPPTITGHFEGLESASEFEEISDPIFDFEPDGGWYSPEAASEEVPLLQPARPPKPVSKPRVNKAQEIPVAVAQRVPDEPPKQDLAFNPRNQGPRPTIENNASSRGASKAAPVFIALLALVLVVMGAGLAFFVSYSTIEGPEPMAEIIEPDDHGPPAISRDLVLLAIRTGGWSVGATEESSFEDVRQTSFKASKDRRNVFVTIYECSNQKLVDDLLASVTFPDEAISYGKTVIKVSPTKEDLLPVNGMMELLKTFEDTLRKDGHL from the coding sequence ATGAACACTCAACGAACTCGAGCAGGAGAGCGCATCGGCGACACCTATACGGTGGATAAATTGATTGCGCGTGGGGGATTTAGCTCGGTTTATCGCGGAACTCGACTTGTGGACGGCCGCGAGGTGGCCATCAAGATCTTGGAGTTGGACTCCAAGGTGGAAGCCACGTGGGTGGAGCGATTCGCGCGGGAAGCGCGTCTGATCAACCAGCTCAAGCACCCATCCACCATTCGAATCTTAGATTTTGGGCAGGGTGATCGCTTCCTCTACCTTGTGATGGAGTACATCAAAGGTCGCTCACTTTCCCGTCAGATCAAGAAGTTTGGGGCGCTCAGCGCAATCGACACCGCCAAAGTCACCCAACAAATCTTGGAAAGTCTCGAAGAGGCTCACTCATTGGGCATTCTCCACCGAGATTTAAAGCCCTCCAACATCATGCTTGGACGCGATCAAGACGGTGAGATCTACGTCAAAGTCTTGGATTTTGGGGTGGCGAAGATTCTCGACCCTAGCCCCGACGTCGATATCGCACTCACTCAGGTCGGTGCATTTGTTGGCACGCCGCGCTACGCATCCCCAGAGCAGATGCGGCGCGAAACCTTGAGCGTTTCCTCGGATATTTATGGCGTTGGGATGGTGATGTGGGAGTGTTTGGTGGGAGATCCTGCTGTTCCCGGAGTCGACTACCAAAGTGCGGTGGCTGGCCACCTCAGTTCCACACCATGGCGACTCCCTTCTTCGATTGAATGCCCTCCCAGACTTGCCGCTATTCTTCACCGGTCGCTCGAGAAGTCGCCCAGCGGGCGCTATCAGAGCGCTACGGCGATGCGCGCCGATGTCGAGGCGTTTATTGCCGACGAGCTCGGTTTTGAACCACCGACGATCACGGGCCATTTCGAAGGTTTGGAAAGTGCGAGCGAGTTCGAAGAAATCTCCGATCCGATCTTCGACTTTGAACCCGATGGTGGATGGTACAGCCCAGAAGCCGCCTCAGAAGAAGTGCCGCTCCTGCAACCGGCCCGCCCGCCAAAACCGGTTTCCAAGCCGAGGGTGAACAAAGCGCAGGAGATTCCTGTCGCGGTCGCCCAGCGCGTTCCCGATGAGCCTCCAAAACAAGATTTGGCGTTTAACCCTCGCAACCAAGGGCCAAGACCAACGATCGAGAATAACGCCTCGTCGCGCGGAGCTTCGAAGGCTGCGCCCGTATTTATCGCCTTGCTCGCACTCGTTTTGGTCGTCATGGGAGCTGGTCTTGCTTTTTTTGTGAGCTATTCAACCATTGAGGGGCCGGAACCCATGGCAGAAATCATCGAGCCAGACGACCACGGTCCACCCGCTATCTCCCGAGACCTGGTTCTCCTCGCCATTCGCACCGGAGGTTGGAGCGTTGGTGCGACCGAAGAGTCGAGCTTTGAGGATGTCCGCCAAACAAGCTTCAAAGCATCCAAGGACCGCCGAAACGTCTTTGTGACCATCTATGAGTGTTCGAATCAAAAACTTGTCGATGACCTTTTGGCCAGCGTCACATTCCCAGATGAAGCGATTTCGTACGGCAAAACAGTGATCAAGGTTTCGCCCACTAAAGAGGACCTCCTGCCAGTCAACGGCATGATGGAGCTCCTCAAAACCTTTGAAGATACCCTTCGAAAAGACGGCCATCTTTGA
- a CDS encoding phytoene desaturase, whose product MKPVVVIGSGFGGLSAAIRMRVLGYPVVLLEALPEAGGRARVFKQDGFSFDAGPTVITAPYLFEELFEAAGRDWRDYYELMPVDPFYRIMYDDGSQFDYVGDEERLLANIRDLNPEDVDGYLKLAEHSRRIFDVGYTELADIPFGKVTDMLKVVPDMMKLENYRSVYGLVSKYIKDERLRQAFSFQPLLIGGNPFRATSIYMLIHWLERKWGVHYAKGGTTALVNALTRLLDELGVEVHYNAPVAEIEVTNGQASAVRLEDGRRFEASFVVSNADPTMTYRTMVAPENRRKHSNRKVNGVKNSMSLFVAYFGAKKIWPEQAHHTIVLGPRYKGLLDDIFDKKVLADDFSLYLHAPTRSDASVAPPGHENMYVLSPVPNTKSGIDWEKEGEAYFDRIMESLEKRMLPGLRENLVTSKFITPTYFEEELRSADGAAFGPEPILQQSAWFRYHNESEDVKGLYFVGAGTHPGAGVPGVLCTSKVLERVVPHLSPSERLPLPELKLRKSA is encoded by the coding sequence ATGAAGCCAGTAGTTGTCATCGGGAGTGGGTTTGGGGGGCTTTCGGCCGCCATTCGAATGCGTGTACTCGGTTATCCAGTTGTGCTCTTGGAGGCATTGCCGGAAGCCGGCGGGCGAGCTCGGGTCTTCAAACAAGATGGGTTTTCGTTCGATGCCGGACCAACCGTCATCACCGCACCTTATCTCTTCGAGGAGCTTTTCGAAGCAGCGGGGCGAGACTGGCGAGATTATTACGAACTGATGCCGGTCGATCCTTTCTACCGCATCATGTACGACGACGGCTCTCAGTTTGACTATGTTGGGGACGAGGAAAGGCTTCTCGCCAACATCCGCGACCTCAACCCTGAAGACGTGGATGGCTACCTAAAGCTCGCTGAGCATTCCCGCCGCATCTTCGACGTAGGCTACACAGAGCTCGCCGATATTCCGTTTGGCAAAGTCACCGACATGCTTAAAGTCGTGCCGGATATGATGAAGCTTGAGAATTATCGCTCGGTGTACGGGCTCGTCTCCAAGTACATCAAAGACGAGCGGCTCAGGCAGGCTTTCAGCTTCCAGCCACTTCTGATCGGCGGAAACCCCTTCCGAGCGACCTCGATCTATATGCTGATTCACTGGCTCGAGCGAAAGTGGGGTGTTCATTACGCCAAAGGCGGGACCACCGCACTGGTCAACGCGTTGACGCGCCTCCTCGACGAGCTTGGGGTGGAGGTGCATTACAATGCGCCGGTTGCTGAGATCGAGGTGACAAACGGGCAGGCGAGTGCCGTTCGCCTTGAAGACGGTCGCCGATTTGAGGCGAGTTTCGTGGTTAGCAACGCAGACCCGACCATGACCTACCGCACGATGGTGGCGCCGGAAAATCGTCGGAAGCACTCGAACCGAAAGGTCAACGGGGTCAAGAACTCGATGAGTCTTTTTGTAGCCTATTTCGGGGCCAAGAAGATTTGGCCTGAGCAGGCACACCACACGATCGTGCTCGGACCTCGCTATAAGGGCCTGCTCGACGATATTTTCGATAAGAAAGTTCTCGCTGATGATTTCTCGCTTTACCTGCACGCCCCGACCCGCAGTGACGCAAGCGTAGCACCTCCAGGGCATGAAAACATGTACGTGCTTTCGCCGGTCCCGAACACCAAGAGCGGCATCGACTGGGAGAAAGAGGGCGAAGCCTATTTCGACCGGATTATGGAATCGTTGGAAAAGCGTATGCTGCCAGGGCTTCGCGAAAACCTCGTCACGTCCAAGTTCATCACCCCGACGTATTTCGAAGAGGAATTGCGCTCGGCTGACGGTGCGGCCTTTGGGCCTGAACCCATTTTGCAGCAGTCCGCATGGTTCCGTTACCACAACGAGTCCGAAGACGTGAAAGGGCTCTACTTTGTAGGCGCTGGAACGCATCCGGGAGCCGGAGTTCCGGGCGTTCTCTGCACATCAAAGGTCTTGGAGCGAGTGGTGCCTCATCTCTCGCCATCTGAGCGGCTGCCTCTTCCGGAACTTAAGCTGAGGAAGTCGGCGTGA